Part of the Chroicocephalus ridibundus chromosome 17, bChrRid1.1, whole genome shotgun sequence genome is shown below.
ATTTGTTTGTAATTTGAACATGTTCACAGAACCAAAGACTATGGGCTTTGCCCTGGCATTAAGGCCCTTACTGTGCTGGGGGAGGCGTCTTGTGGAGAGGATGAGGGAATACACTGTCCTCTTCCCATACAGGACTgatgtgggttgttttgttgcgCATGCTCCTGAGGGCTTGTTCACCCTTATGTGAGGTGTTTAATACTACTAATTAACAGTGTGGGCCTATTGTGGGGTTTGTGGAATCTGATGTCATGCTGGCGTAAGAGGAGACAACTTTTGGGTGTGGTGACAGTGAAATATGCCCTGAGGTAAGCAGATGATAGTTTGCAGCTTCTTTTAAAGCAGTTGCTTTTAGCAGAGAACTGGGGCTTGACCTGTGCCTATTGATCCACAATTCAGTACTTTCAGACAATTCTGGTTAAGAGATGGACGCAAACCGCCTCTGAGAATGTCATGACTGAATCAGGCATCcaaactgaatcatagaatcatagaattgtcagggttggaagggaccttaaagaccatctagttccaaccccatgccctgggcagtgacacctcccactcgatcaggctgctcagagccccatccagcctggccttaaaaacttccagggatggggcttccaccatctctctgggcaacctgttctagtgtctcaccaccctcatggtgaagaacttcttgctaacgtccagtctgaatcgacacatctctagttttaatccattccctctagttctaccattacccgacatcctaaaaagtccctccccagctttcttgtaggccccttaagatactggtaggccactataaggtctcctcggagccttcttttctccagactgaacaaccccaactctctcagtctgttctcataggagaggtgctccagccctctgatcatcctcgtggcccttttctggacacgttccagcacgtccatatctttcttgtagcagggcctccagaactggacgcagtactccaggtggggtctcacaagagtggaatGGAGGGAGTGAatcttctcctgatgcagcccaggatacgagtAGCTTTCTGGGATGCTaatgcacactgacggctcatattgagcctcttgtccaccagcacccccaagtccttttcttcagggctgatCTCAAgtcagtcactgcccagcctatatcagtgcttaggattgccccaacccagatgggggaccttgcacttggtcttgttgaacttcatgaggttggcatgggcccacctctccagcctgtcaaggtccctctggatggcatctcttccatccagcgtgtcagctgccccacacagcttggtgtcattggcagacttgctgagggtgcattctatGCCACTCtccatgtcactgacgaagatattaaacaagaccagtcccagtactgatccttgagggactccacttgtcactggtctccatgTGGACGTGGATCCATTGACAGCCACTTcttgggtgcagccatcaagcctgTTCTTTATTCattgaattgtcagtccatcaaatccctattttatcagcttggagaccaggatgtcatgtgggacagtgtcaaaggctttgctcaggtccaggtaaatgacgtcagttgctctccccttgtctattgatgttgtgaccttctcatagaaggccaccaggtttgtcaggcacgatttgcccttggtgaagccatgttgattgtacccaatcacctcttcgttattcttctgccttggcagagcctccaggaggatctgctccataatattaccaggcacagaggtgagactgactggcctatagttccctggttcatccttctttccgtttttgaaaatggggattatttttccccttttccagtcagtgggaacctcaccagactgccatgacttttggaatataatagagggcggtttagcaacctcatctgccagttccctcagtacccgtgggtgtatcccatcgggtcccatggacttgttcactttcaggttcagcaggtggtcatgaacctgatcttcagttacaatgggcagttctgtccaacccctgccattatcttctgtgactccaggagtgtggctggagcccttgccagtgaagaatgaggaaaagaagtcgttgagaacctcggccttctccatatcacttgtcaccggttctcccatttcctttctgagggggcccacaccttccctagtcttcttcttaccgttaatatacctatagaaatttttgctgtttcccttgatctgcttggctagatttaattctaactgagctttagcttttctcaccaggtctcttgctgttcggacagcttccttatatgccccccattctagctgtcctttcttccactccttaaaaagtttatttttgtgtgacagtgtgtccaggagctccttgtttatccaggcaggtctcctagcattctttcctgccttcctctttgtcagtatagtttgctcctggacacggagaaggtgatccttgaatactgaccagctgtcctgggctcCCCTTCCCTTTAGAGCTTTGTCCCACAGCACTTTGgtcagcagatccctgaagcgatcaaagtctgcatgcctaaattCCAGGGTtgtaagcttggaatacatcctcctagttgccctgaggatcttaaattctattgcttcgtggtcactgcagccaaggttatccctgagcctcacgttgaTCACCAGCCCTTctctgttggtgagaacaaggtcaagcatagcaccttttcttgttggttcctctaccatttggaggacgaagttgtcatcaatgcattctaGGAatatcctggattgctggtgccttgctgtgttgtccctccagtagatgtcagggtggttgaaatccctaCGAGGACCAGGGCCGGTGAACgcgaagccacttctatctgcctgcggagggcctcatctgcttggctctgctggtcaggtggcctgtagcagacccctactgtaacatcatcttcccctatcttccctttaatcttagcccatacactctcaaccagctcatCGTCCTTCCCCATATGGAGCTCCAttgattctagctggtcactaatgtagagggcaacacctcctcccctcctatcctgcctgtccttcctaaagagttTGTGTccatctatccctacattccagtcacaGGAACCAttccaccaagtttcagtaatagccattatgtcatggctttccagcagcacagtggcccttaactcatcctgtttattgcccaagctgtgtacatttgcatagaggcacttcagctgggctggccatgtCACCCTCTTGTGtgaatcccccttgattcccttggggtgtcccggtgcaTCACCTCCAGCTTGCCTCGGGGCAACAATTTGAGAGCCCTcactaggactccatccctctgcccctgatgtgctgctccactgtttgtcacaggcaagcatgaaattattgaccccttcctggttcaaatctagtttaaagccctatcaatgagccctgccaactcctgccccagaattTATTTCCAGCTCTGGGATAAGCACATCCCATTAGCTGCTcacagctctggtgcctcatataccaagcTGTGATCGTAAAATCCAAAGCCCTGTCTACGACACCAGTCCTGGAACCATGAAttgacctgttgactcctcctataTATTCCCTTGTCCATCGCTgatgtcagagggatggaggagaacagAGCTTGAGCTCCTGATCCCTTTAACAGTtgccctaaggccctgaaatctcttttaaatgattgtgagcctctcattgctacctcatcacttcccacctgaaagaccaGAAGCAGGTAATAATCTGAAGGACTCACAAGGGTGAGGAGTTTACTTATGATGTCCTTTACCCATgcaccagggagacagcagaccttTCTATGAAGCAGGTTCGGTCTGCATATCGgaccctctgctcccctcagcaGGGAGACACCTACAACAtcaacaacatttttcttttcagggtcagtTTTGACGGACAGCCTGAGGCGAGCTGGCCTTGGTGGCTCTTCTGGCCTTCAAGAGCCCTCATGCTTGCTCACgaccagttcctcctgcagagccccatacctgttctgcaagggcactaTAGGTGGTGCGCTTCTTAAAAGAACCCGCTTGCTCcgtttgtttcttttgttacaTTGGACAGAGACCTGTTCCCATTGACCCTGCTCATGCGGGTTATTACAGGACAGCTGGGGGGCTTGCTGGTGAAAGGACATGGAATCCTCTGGTCCACTAAGAGTTACCTCCCATTCCTTTTTTGTAAAGATCAGTTTGTGGAAATGGTCTATttccctctcactctctctgatGTTCCTCAGTCTACTCACCTCTTCTCTGAACTCCATCACTTCATCTTAGATCTAAGAATGCAGTAGTTGGGGCAGAGACCCAAACCTCATGTGAGGGCACCTTGGTTCAGACAGGGACCCAAACTCCACCTTCACTAATTGCCCCAGTAGTCAAAAAGAAATAGTGGAGTAGGAGGTGAATGGGTCTATGTAATTGGTTTATAAGGGAGTGAGAACGCAGAAGTCTGTTCGGGAAGCCGGTCCTTCAGAAGAAATGGGAGGAAGAAGTGAGAGAAATCACTCAAGAGATGGAAAGTACCCATTCCCTGGGCTCAAGAATACTTTGAGATATGTGGAATTATTACAGGCACCAGCCAGGTAAGTATATTACTGCCTGGCAACTCCAGTTGGGGGAGAGTGGGACCAACAGTCAGGAATTGGAAGGTGAGGAAGCCCAACAGCTGGGATTCCTCGCTAGGGATTGTGGAGCTGACAGAGGAATTGGGAAAGAAGGAATGAATTTCAGCTTCTGGAGGAGTCTCCTGTCAAGTGTGAGGGCAAGATATCCATTGAAGGAAGAGCATCATGCTACCtctgaaatttggaagaaaatctcTCTTGCTCCTTTTCCCACAGGCCAGCACCTCAGCTGTGAGGGGCAACCCACGCCGCCAGTCCCCTCCCGCTGTGGTCAGCAGGAAAGGAAGACCCGGGACCATGCTGCGGGGCTCTCTCTGGTTCTTCCTGCGTGACCAGGGGAAGTGGGATGGTGAGCCCACTTTTAAGCTGTCAGCCTGTGTATGTGAACAGAGGTTGAAGAGAGCTGCTAAGAAGGGGCCGTGCAAGAAGGCTGTCAGTTTAGTTGCAGTTTAGTTGCCCCATCATGTGGggcaagaaagcagaagaagTGTTAGAGAAGGGCCAAAGAATAATTCTGATTCTTCTAAAAGGTGGATTGGCCACCAAAAGAAGCAAGGTCAAAGGAGGTGCACAGGAGATGTGGTTCTTGGCAGTAAAATGGCAGGGTGGACATCGTTACATGCGTATGGATGTGATCAAGAAGATAACAACTGTATCCCCACCAATCTGGCAGCAAGACAATGTAACCCACcacaagaaagatttttaactGCCTCTGTGTGGACATTCCTTCTGCAAGCACAGTGGCAGCAATGGTGAGGAGAGCGTTGGTCTGGTTGTGTGGGGGGCACATGGGAAACCTTTACCATTCCCAAAAGGAGGGGAGTGTGGGACACAGTGCAGTGGGCCCCCTTGGGGCACTGTCAGTTGCAGGGGAGGAAGGCATCCATGACTCTGTCGGGGACCCTGTTTGTCAGGCCCAGCTTTGCTGAGCCTTTGCCCGCACGTGCTTTCTTGGCTTCAGTGCACTTGCTGTGGAAGGATAGCTTGGTGATTGCTGATTGCGGTTGAGGACCCTGCGTTGTGAGAAGCCATGGGAGGGCAGCAGCCCTTCAGATTCCTATGAAGTAGTCAGCTGGGGAGAACAAGAGAGAGGTGAGGACATGCTACAATTCCTCttgtccttgctgctgctgtgctgggggaagAAGCCCGAGCATGAAATGACCCTGAAAATGCAGACCAAAACTGATGAAAGATCTGTGACAGACAATATAACATTATGCTTAACAAAAAAACTGTGACTAGAGCTCTGATCAGCAGGTGGCTTGATAGCAACCAGCTATGTCTTCCCAGATATCCTTCAGCCCCTGACAAGCGGGGCCAGAAAATAGTGCTTTTGTAGTAACCCCATCAAAACAGGTGCACTCTCAGCACTGTTGCAGACACCAAGGACTGTTGTCAAAATCCTGGCCTGTATGAGTAGGAGTATAGCCAGGAGATAAGGTGAGTAATCATCCCATTCTGCTCAGCAGTCATCTGATGGCATCTAGCATACTGCTCTAATGCAAGAATTTGACCAAGTGGAGTGAGTTCAGTGGAGGGTGAGCAGGATGTTGAGAGGGTTGGAGCACATACtaggagaggagaggctgagggcatTAGGCTTGTGGAGCGTGGAGAAGGGATCGTTTTTGTGGGAGCCTTAAATCATCTCTGGAGTAGCTATGGTCCTTGAACTGCGTTGTGTCATTCTATCTAGCCCCAGATATTCAAagatgtttaaaaagcaaaaggttaCCCACCTTATGCATGAATAAGCATACTCAAGGCAAGCCTGTGTTAACAGTCACTGCACAACCATTGCCAACAACCCCTTCCCAGAACCACCTCTAAGACACATCTCTTTCCCTGGGCATCCTGGGAGAGTGTCTGCAGGGAAAAGGATAACACAGAGGCATGGGCTGGGATGCATTAGATctttaatgagtcaaaagagagagaaacaaggtACCTCCAAGTGGAGGCCCCAGTGCCAGAGCAGAAAGGAGTTGTTGCCCCATGGCTGTGATGGAAATTCCACCAAGTGTTCATCTGCCTGCCCCAAAGAGGGAGCAGGCCAAGAATGGTTTCCCTAGGttggctctgtggggctcacagcccagggcagcacaagagaacaaggagacgggaggcaaaggagagagtggaagaggggaaaggcaggcatgggccGTGCTTTCcgagagcccaggctggccccATCCTTTTGCAAGGGttgctggggttgctcagcccttctgaaagCAACAACACAATGCTCTGTCCCCAGTCTGGTACCATCTTGTGGGTCCCTGGGGAATGTCCAGGGAATGACATcaccagcagctttagcaggggcgGCACCTTGTGCCACAggagcggctgcccaagccagagaggccggagaggccaaagcccccggaggagatgggcactcccgcagagctgaggacgctgccaacggcagcggaggtggagtttCCAACAgcggtgttctgcgggaaggagctgaggatgggtccgggcagggtcaccaccacgggggagggctggatgacgacggtggagtcctggcactgcctgacacagggctcattgcagctgttggccagcggggtcgggccacagggccggcagggctggcaaggcaggcaggggttgtagcaggacatgtcttgtgGCTGGAGGTGCACCtgagagagggcaggggaagcAGAGCACGAAGGGTGGGTGAGGAGATTTCCATCACCCCACCACAGGAGCCAAGGCATGAGTTGGAGATGAGAGCTGGAGGCTACGTAGGGAGGCCCATATGTTTCTCATTCCCCTTGGCCCAGAAGATCCCTCCTAAGAGTGACCAAGGCCAGGGACTGGCTGATCCATAGCTCACCTCATACCTACCTCTCTGCACGGCACGCATTCCTTCTCTCTGTCCCATAATAAGTAGCCCCACAACCCAGTGCAAGACAGGGTATGTACTGAGAAATCCTGAAGGAGGacaagggggaagagaaagggctTCAGACTCACCTTGTTCCCAAGGAGATGGAGATGAGAGGAGTGAATGAGAGAGTGAGGAGAAGGGCCTGCTTTTATACTGCTTCTCCACCGCCCCAGACCCACAGTCAC
Proteins encoded:
- the LOC134524358 gene encoding feather keratin 1-like; amino-acid sequence: MSCYNPCLPCQPCRPCGPTPLANSCNEPCVRQCQDSTVVIQPSPVVVTLPGPILSSFPQNTAVGNSTSAAVGSVLSSAGVPISSGGFGLSGLSGLGSRSCGTRCRPC